One Pullulanibacillus sp. KACC 23026 DNA segment encodes these proteins:
- a CDS encoding rhodanese-like domain-containing protein, which translates to MVQIILPDDLYEAIKHGENLSIVDVREDDEVAQGMIPGAKPIRLGDLENRLKELDKTAKHIMVCRSGGRSAKACEILQREGLQAINLVGGMTAWNAKYSQ; encoded by the coding sequence ATGGTTCAAATAATCTTGCCAGACGATCTATATGAAGCTATTAAACATGGGGAGAATTTAAGTATTGTGGATGTTCGTGAAGATGATGAAGTAGCCCAAGGTATGATCCCGGGTGCCAAACCTATTCGTTTAGGAGATCTCGAAAATCGGCTGAAGGAGTTGGATAAGACGGCCAAACATATCATGGTGTGCCGCTCAGGAGGACGAAGCGCAAAAGCTTGTGAAATCCTACAAAGAGAGGGACTTCAAGCTATAAACTTGGTGGGCGGCATGACAGCCTGGAATGCCAAGTATAGTCAATAA
- a CDS encoding sulfurtransferase TusA family protein, producing the protein MKVIQTNKVLDAKGLACPMPIIRTKKAIDQLKPGQVMEVQATDKGSTADIQAWARSTGHHYIGTLEDGTVLKHYLRKALPEEETTETHHSNVMDLDTLRKKIEGKENITILDVRESAEYAFGHIPGAKHIPLGELEERFDELEKDAEIYVVCRSGHRSDRASQALTKKGFSKVVNVIPGMSSWEGPIEK; encoded by the coding sequence ATGAAAGTCATTCAGACGAATAAGGTATTAGATGCAAAAGGACTGGCCTGTCCAATGCCCATTATACGAACTAAGAAAGCGATTGATCAATTGAAACCCGGTCAAGTCATGGAAGTTCAAGCGACTGACAAAGGGTCAACGGCGGATATCCAAGCTTGGGCCAGAAGTACAGGTCATCACTACATTGGAACACTAGAGGATGGGACTGTTTTAAAGCACTATCTTCGGAAAGCACTTCCTGAGGAAGAAACAACGGAGACCCATCATTCAAATGTCATGGATCTAGACACCTTACGTAAGAAAATCGAAGGGAAAGAAAACATAACGATTTTAGATGTTCGTGAATCAGCCGAGTATGCATTTGGGCACATCCCTGGAGCCAAACATATCCCGTTAGGCGAACTTGAAGAACGCTTTGACGAATTGGAAAAAGATGCTGAAATTTATGTGGTGTGCCGTTCGGGCCACAGAAGTGATAGGGCGTCACAAGCCTTAACCAAAAAAGGCTTTTCTAAAGTAGTAAACGTTATCCCTGGCATGTCAAGCTGGGAAGGTC
- a CDS encoding metal-sensitive transcriptional regulator — protein sequence MNYDEKVKNRMRRIEGQVKGIIRMMEEEKDCKDLVTQMAAVRSALDRAIGVIVSSNLEACVREQVEKGESTDELIKEAVNLLVKSR from the coding sequence ATGAATTACGATGAAAAAGTAAAAAACAGAATGCGTCGTATCGAGGGGCAGGTCAAAGGAATTATTAGAATGATGGAAGAAGAAAAAGACTGCAAAGACCTGGTTACTCAAATGGCAGCCGTGCGATCTGCTTTAGATCGAGCGATTGGAGTGATTGTCAGTTCTAACCTTGAAGCCTGTGTACGTGAGCAAGTTGAAAAGGGCGAATCGACTGATGAACTCATTAAAGAGGCTGTTAATCTTCTAGTTAAAAGCCGTTAA